One genomic segment of Anguilla anguilla isolate fAngAng1 chromosome 2, fAngAng1.pri, whole genome shotgun sequence includes these proteins:
- the ppp3r1b gene encoding calcineurin subunit B type 1b: MGNESSYPLEMCSHFDADEIKRLGKRFKKLDLDNSGSLSVEEFMSLPELQQNPLVQRVIDIFDTDGNGEVDFKEFIEGVSQFSVKGDKEQKLRFAFRIYDMDKDGYISNGELFQVLKMMVGNNLKDTQLQQIVDKTIINADKDGDGRISFEEFCAVVGGLDIHKKMVVDV; this comes from the exons GGAAATGAATCGAGTTATCCCTTGGAGATGTGCTCGCACT TCGATGCTGATGAGATTAAAAGGCTAGGTAAAAGATTTAAGAAACTCGACCTTGATAACTCGGGCTCCTTGAGCGTGGAGGAGTTCATGTCGCTGCCCGAGCTGCAGCAGAACCCCCTCGTACAGCGAGTCATCGACATATTCGACACGGACGGCAACGGGGAGGTCGACTTTAAAG AATTTATCGAAGGTGTCTCGCAGTTCAGCGTCAAAGGCGACAAGGAACAGAAGTTGCGGT TCGCCTTCCGCATCTACGACATGGACAAGGACGGCTACATCTCCAACGGGGAGCTGTTCCAGGTGCTGAAGATGATGGTGGGGAACAACCTCAAAGACACCCAGCTCCAGCAGATAGTCGACAAAACCATAATCAACGCGGACAAGGACGGCGACGGGAGAATATCCTTCGAAGAATTCTGCGCG GTTGTAGGTGGCCTagacatacacaaaaaaatggtTGTGGACGTGTGA